In Pseudomonas lalkuanensis, the following are encoded in one genomic region:
- a CDS encoding BCCT family transporter: MRKTPKSPVDKVVFWGAVVISASLVAGGALWPKALSTAAQALLDKIIDWFGWSFVLSTAFFLGFALFLAFSRFGRIRLGKDDEQPEFSTSSWIAMMFSVGMGIGLMFWGVAEPITHFSTIPPELAPAHSREAAKIAMGYAYFHWAFHPWAIYAIVGLVIAYFSFRKGLPNLISSAFTPLIGEAGVRGPLGKSIDILAVLATLFGTATSLGLGAQQINSGLNYLWNTGESNNIALAIIVVMTVFFILSAISGVGKGVQFLSNLNMVVAVVLLLFLAAVGPSVFIVNTLVASIGEYLQELVPMSFRTAAFSDGKWLAGWTIFYWAWWISWAPFVGTFIARISRGRTIREFVIGVIVIPSGVTMVWFAIMGGSALYSELAGAGGIATAVKDQGPAVALFMLLAQYPAAALTSFAAILLVGVFFISGADAGSIVMGMLCAHGNLKPPSWLVALWGVLTSAAASVLLVMGGLNALQTAAIIFAAPFLLVMVGLCVSLCKALMNDQPIGVAHNSLAALRNPVRAAAD; encoded by the coding sequence ATGCGCAAGACACCCAAATCACCCGTCGACAAGGTCGTTTTCTGGGGGGCTGTCGTGATATCGGCCTCGTTGGTCGCTGGAGGAGCACTCTGGCCCAAGGCCTTGTCGACTGCGGCGCAGGCTCTGCTGGACAAGATCATCGACTGGTTCGGCTGGAGCTTCGTCCTCTCCACCGCCTTCTTTCTGGGCTTCGCCCTGTTCCTGGCATTCAGCCGCTTCGGCCGGATCAGACTGGGCAAGGACGATGAACAACCCGAGTTCAGTACGTCGTCGTGGATCGCGATGATGTTCAGCGTCGGCATGGGCATCGGGCTCATGTTCTGGGGCGTGGCCGAGCCCATCACACACTTTTCGACAATTCCGCCCGAACTGGCGCCGGCGCACTCCCGGGAAGCGGCCAAGATCGCAATGGGATACGCCTACTTCCATTGGGCATTCCACCCCTGGGCGATCTACGCCATCGTCGGTCTGGTCATCGCCTACTTCTCGTTCCGCAAGGGACTGCCCAACCTGATCTCCAGTGCCTTTACACCGCTGATTGGCGAGGCGGGCGTGCGCGGGCCACTGGGCAAGTCGATCGACATACTGGCGGTCCTGGCCACGCTCTTCGGCACCGCCACCTCGCTCGGCCTGGGTGCGCAGCAGATCAACAGTGGCCTGAACTACCTCTGGAACACCGGCGAATCGAACAACATTGCGTTGGCGATCATCGTGGTGATGACGGTGTTCTTCATCCTTTCCGCCATTTCCGGCGTGGGCAAGGGGGTGCAGTTCCTGAGCAACCTGAACATGGTGGTCGCGGTGGTGCTGCTGTTGTTCCTGGCGGCAGTGGGCCCGAGCGTCTTCATCGTCAATACGCTGGTCGCTTCGATAGGCGAATACCTCCAGGAACTGGTGCCGATGTCGTTCCGCACCGCGGCGTTCAGCGATGGCAAGTGGCTCGCCGGCTGGACCATCTTCTACTGGGCCTGGTGGATTTCCTGGGCGCCGTTCGTGGGCACCTTCATCGCGCGCATTTCGCGCGGCCGCACCATTCGCGAGTTCGTGATCGGCGTGATCGTCATTCCCAGCGGGGTGACGATGGTGTGGTTCGCGATCATGGGCGGCTCGGCGCTGTACTCGGAGCTGGCCGGTGCGGGCGGCATCGCCACGGCCGTGAAGGACCAGGGACCGGCGGTGGCGCTGTTCATGCTGCTGGCCCAGTATCCGGCCGCGGCGCTGACCTCATTTGCGGCCATTCTGCTGGTGGGCGTGTTCTTCATCTCCGGGGCAGATGCGGGCTCCATCGTCATGGGCATGCTCTGCGCCCACGGCAACCTGAAGCCGCCGAGCTGGCTGGTGGCGCTGTGGGGCGTGTTGACCAGCGCAGCCGCCTCCGTGCTGCTGGTGATGGGTGGCCTCAATGCACTGCAGACCGCCGCCATCATCTTCGCCGCGCCGTTCCTGCTGGTGATGGTGGGATTGTGCGTATCGCTGTGCAAGGCGCTGATGAATGACCAGCCGATTGGCGTCGCGCACAACTCGCTTGCTGCTCTGCGCAATCCGGTGCGTGCCGCTGCGGATTGA
- a CDS encoding MFS transporter has protein sequence MANQPSPATGSQSALRTFFVSGLGTALEFYDFVIYGVAAALVFPQVFFPDLDPLTATLVAFGAFGVGFFARPLGGMVFGHFGDKAGRQKALVVTLLLMGFSTLAIGCLPSHESIGAAAPVLLVLLRLVQGFAAGGEWGGAALFGIESAPAGKRGLWGSFTSMGIGIGGILGSAVFAIVSAAYDDNLADFAWRIPFWLGGVLVLIGLYARLSNPASKPLQPQENTRLPLVAALRSRPREMLLCTGIAFGYVTIAYIGSTFFLAYATQMGYGSTEALLFDVSLSVAIVISAPLFASLSDRLGRRTVMILGALLMAVGFFVFFTLVGRHSLPIACMAYVMVGALMGATQGPIPAFLAEQFPRHMRYSGMSAAYQIGAAFGGGTASSLATAILIATGSPFGVAAYGAAALALVAVCSFLLRETAHLGMKEIDADSGVETGAEILRSV, from the coding sequence ATGGCAAATCAACCTTCCCCGGCAACGGGATCGCAATCGGCGCTCCGGACCTTCTTCGTCTCGGGTCTGGGCACCGCCCTGGAGTTCTACGACTTCGTCATCTATGGCGTCGCCGCCGCCCTGGTCTTCCCCCAGGTATTCTTCCCCGACCTGGACCCGCTCACCGCCACGCTGGTCGCCTTCGGCGCGTTCGGCGTGGGCTTCTTCGCCCGTCCGCTGGGCGGCATGGTGTTCGGCCATTTCGGCGACAAGGCTGGCCGCCAGAAAGCGCTGGTGGTCACCCTGCTGCTGATGGGTTTCAGCACCCTGGCCATCGGCTGCCTGCCTTCCCACGAGAGCATCGGTGCTGCGGCGCCTGTCCTGCTGGTGCTGCTGCGCCTGGTGCAGGGCTTCGCCGCCGGCGGTGAATGGGGTGGCGCGGCCCTCTTCGGCATCGAATCCGCCCCGGCCGGAAAGCGCGGCCTCTGGGGCAGCTTCACCAGCATGGGCATCGGCATCGGCGGCATCCTCGGTTCCGCCGTGTTCGCCATCGTCAGCGCCGCCTACGACGACAACCTGGCCGACTTCGCCTGGCGCATCCCCTTCTGGCTCGGCGGTGTCCTGGTGCTGATCGGCCTCTACGCGCGCCTGTCGAATCCCGCCAGCAAGCCACTGCAACCGCAAGAGAACACCCGCCTGCCCCTGGTTGCCGCCCTGCGCTCGCGCCCTCGCGAGATGCTGCTGTGCACCGGCATCGCCTTCGGCTACGTGACCATCGCCTATATCGGCAGCACCTTCTTCCTCGCCTACGCCACGCAAATGGGCTACGGCAGCACCGAAGCACTGCTGTTCGACGTGTCCCTGTCCGTTGCCATCGTCATCAGCGCCCCGCTGTTCGCCAGCCTCTCCGACCGCCTGGGCCGGCGCACCGTGATGATTCTCGGCGCCTTGCTGATGGCCGTCGGCTTCTTCGTCTTCTTCACCCTGGTGGGCCGCCACAGCCTACCCATCGCCTGCATGGCGTACGTCATGGTCGGCGCATTGATGGGCGCGACCCAGGGCCCGATCCCCGCCTTCCTCGCCGAACAGTTCCCGCGCCACATGCGCTACTCCGGCATGTCCGCCGCCTACCAGATAGGCGCGGCCTTTGGTGGCGGCACGGCGTCCAGCCTGGCCACGGCGATTCTCATCGCCACCGGCAGCCCGTTTGGCGTGGCCGCCTATGGCGCTGCTGCGCTGGCGCTGGTGGCGGTGTGCTCGTTCCTGCTGAGGGAGACGGCGCATCTGGGGATGAAGGAGATCGATGCGGATTCTGGAGTCGAGACGGGTGCGGAGATTCTGCGCTCGGTATGA
- a CDS encoding C45 family autoproteolytic acyltransferase/hydolase, translated as MKVHTFVTDTQNPQIRGRQIGERWAEQIRQTVSLYLDFFSQVDVDPATVRSIGEASLGALEAWSPSLALEVVATAEAAGLPLWQLAALNARTEILAVMPTPPEGECSTAVFAPPGANAPRTIQTWDWHDALVPHGMMLQLTGSAGLGVKLFTEFGMLGKIGVNSAGLGLHFNILHHASDDDSAGVPVHAIARRLLEEARSVDDAIALARSARVSASTVLTVFSRHDASPRAASIELSRHATAVVLPREDGWITHTNHFLAPELVPGERTLDVSTTYARLDHVNGNLDAMTGKTLASRAGAMCGEPGEQAPICFHPDLSLPPKERWETLLTIGIDTEAFELEYAEGNPVVLARSGSVRF; from the coding sequence GTGAAAGTCCATACCTTCGTCACCGACACCCAGAACCCGCAGATTCGTGGCCGGCAGATCGGTGAACGGTGGGCGGAGCAGATCCGGCAGACCGTATCGCTCTACCTCGATTTCTTCTCCCAGGTGGATGTCGATCCAGCCACGGTGCGCAGCATCGGCGAAGCCAGCCTCGGCGCCCTCGAAGCCTGGAGCCCGTCCCTGGCCCTGGAAGTGGTCGCCACCGCCGAAGCTGCCGGCCTGCCGCTGTGGCAACTGGCGGCGCTTAATGCACGTACGGAAATCCTCGCGGTGATGCCCACGCCGCCCGAAGGCGAGTGCTCCACCGCCGTGTTCGCCCCTCCGGGTGCCAATGCCCCGCGCACCATCCAGACCTGGGACTGGCACGACGCCCTCGTGCCCCACGGCATGATGCTGCAACTCACCGGCAGCGCCGGCCTGGGCGTCAAGCTGTTCACCGAGTTCGGCATGCTCGGCAAGATCGGCGTGAACAGCGCTGGCCTGGGCTTGCACTTCAACATCCTCCACCACGCCAGCGACGACGACAGCGCCGGCGTGCCGGTGCATGCCATCGCCCGCCGCCTGCTGGAAGAAGCCCGCAGCGTGGACGACGCCATCGCCCTTGCCCGCTCCGCACGGGTGAGCGCCTCCACCGTGCTGACCGTTTTCTCCCGTCACGACGCATCGCCCCGCGCCGCGAGCATCGAGCTGTCCCGCCACGCGACTGCCGTGGTGCTGCCGCGCGAAGACGGCTGGATCACCCACACCAACCACTTCCTCGCACCTGAACTGGTACCCGGCGAACGCACCCTGGATGTCTCCACCACCTACGCCCGCCTGGACCACGTCAACGGCAACCTCGACGCCATGACCGGCAAGACCCTGGCCTCGCGCGCCGGCGCCATGTGCGGCGAGCCGGGCGAGCAGGCCCCCATCTGCTTCCATCCGGACCTGAGCCTGCCGCCGAAAGAGCGCTGGGAAACCCTGCTCACCATCGGCATCGACACCGAGGCGTTCGAACTCGAATACGCCGAGGGCAACCCGGTGGTGCTGGCCCGCTCGGGCAGCGTGCGCTTCTGA
- a CDS encoding amidohydrolase: MKPIVSLALSVALAFSSMETMAAADLILHNAKVYTAEPGQPLQQAVAIENGKIVAVGSDAEVLSLKQADTRLLDLGGKVLMPGFIDSHAHVVKGGLQMHQANLNGEELPLDELEQRLRQWREDGKAKRGDFLVVGGVPTSYWDQLDAFEQRFNAGEWADTPILFAGWDYHTGWANRAMLERAGIDAARVKSLKGEELATIGHHENGQPNGFLVDAGLYAAQELIPLPSQAELLTAARDALHYYNSLGITAWMDPLANEIPGGPIDNSSVGVLPTYKAMADSGELSAHVAALLMADSKATSRDLDELDKVRRQFQDVPNLTLPGIKVFADGVAEHPAQSAAMLEPYKNSRKSGELLFDPVRFGELVNAADARGWLVHVHAIGDRAVRESLNGIEQARTARNSGIPHSITHLQMVNPKEFARFKPLDVIASMQLYWASADELSVDLVQPYVSAMAFQYQYPARSLLKNGATIAGASDWPITTPEPWKAIYQAISRKGPKGVLNATEEIDRETMFQAYTLNAARAMRLDDRIGSLKPGKQADLILLDRDVFQVEPEALRDTQVLKTWFAGRDVYTRNR; encoded by the coding sequence ATGAAGCCGATCGTCTCCCTGGCGCTCTCAGTCGCCCTCGCCTTTTCTTCCATGGAAACTATGGCAGCCGCCGATCTCATCCTGCACAACGCCAAGGTCTACACCGCCGAACCGGGCCAGCCGCTGCAACAGGCGGTCGCCATCGAGAACGGCAAGATCGTCGCCGTGGGTTCCGATGCCGAGGTGCTGTCACTCAAGCAGGCGGATACCCGATTGCTCGACCTGGGCGGCAAGGTGCTGATGCCCGGCTTCATCGACTCCCACGCCCACGTGGTCAAGGGCGGCCTGCAGATGCACCAGGCCAACCTCAATGGCGAGGAGCTCCCGCTGGACGAACTGGAGCAGCGCCTGCGCCAGTGGCGTGAAGATGGCAAGGCCAAGCGCGGCGACTTTCTGGTGGTCGGTGGTGTACCCACCAGCTACTGGGACCAGCTCGATGCCTTCGAGCAGCGCTTCAATGCCGGCGAGTGGGCCGACACGCCCATCCTCTTCGCCGGCTGGGACTACCACACCGGCTGGGCCAACCGCGCCATGCTTGAACGCGCCGGTATCGACGCCGCCAGGGTGAAGTCGCTCAAGGGCGAAGAACTGGCCACCATCGGCCACCACGAGAACGGCCAGCCCAACGGCTTTCTGGTGGACGCGGGCCTCTACGCCGCCCAGGAGCTGATCCCCCTGCCCTCCCAGGCCGAATTGCTGACCGCCGCCCGCGATGCCCTGCACTATTACAACAGCCTGGGGATCACCGCCTGGATGGACCCGCTGGCCAACGAGATTCCCGGCGGCCCCATCGACAACAGCTCCGTCGGCGTGCTGCCCACCTACAAGGCGATGGCCGACTCCGGCGAGCTCAGCGCCCACGTCGCCGCCCTGCTGATGGCCGACTCGAAGGCCACATCCAGGGACCTGGACGAGCTGGACAAGGTGCGCCGGCAGTTCCAGGACGTGCCCAACCTCACCCTGCCGGGCATCAAGGTATTCGCCGATGGCGTGGCGGAGCACCCGGCACAGAGCGCGGCGATGCTGGAGCCCTACAAGAACTCCCGAAAGAGCGGCGAGCTGCTGTTCGACCCGGTCCGGTTCGGCGAACTGGTGAATGCGGCGGACGCCCGCGGCTGGCTGGTGCATGTCCATGCCATCGGCGACCGCGCGGTGCGCGAATCCCTCAACGGCATCGAGCAGGCGCGCACGGCCCGCAACAGCGGCATCCCCCACTCCATCACCCATCTGCAGATGGTCAACCCGAAGGAGTTCGCCCGCTTCAAGCCGCTGGATGTGATCGCCTCCATGCAGCTCTACTGGGCCAGCGCCGACGAGCTCAGCGTCGATCTCGTCCAGCCCTACGTCAGCGCCATGGCCTTCCAGTACCAGTACCCGGCCCGCTCGCTGTTGAAGAACGGCGCCACCATCGCCGGCGCCAGCGACTGGCCCATCACCACCCCGGAACCCTGGAAAGCGATCTACCAGGCGATCAGCCGCAAAGGACCTAAAGGTGTGCTGAACGCGACCGAGGAGATCGACCGCGAGACCATGTTCCAGGCCTACACCCTGAACGCCGCCCGCGCCATGCGCCTGGACGATCGCATCGGTTCGCTCAAGCCCGGCAAGCAGGCCGACCTGATCCTGCTCGATCGCGACGTGTTCCAGGTCGAGCCCGAAGCCCTGCGCGACACCCAGGTATTGAAGACCTGGTTCGCCGGACGCGACGTCTACACCCGCAACCGCTGA
- a CDS encoding LysR family transcriptional regulator, producing the protein MDRLTALGMFVAAAEQGNFSRAAEQLGTTPSSLTKAVAQLEEGLGTKLFERTTRRMSLTEAGHIYLEGARQALMQLQLAGEGVEQLQHELRGSLRITAPPSFGPAFLNAVCCRFLREYPHVHLEVDLSDTYVDLVDGGYDLALRDGPTDLPGVIAQPLVENRITLCASPRYLAQRGGDVTLENYLQHDWLIFRHPLLNRHFWWVTKGDQRIRLSQPVPRLASDNYDFLLACLLDGLGLQFIPQWSAAPYLASGELVEVMPEYWREPSGFGPQVYVLYLTHRRNTRKVKVFIEHLKAYWRDSGIEG; encoded by the coding sequence ATGGACCGATTGACCGCGCTGGGCATGTTCGTGGCCGCCGCCGAACAGGGCAATTTCAGCCGCGCCGCCGAGCAGCTCGGCACCACGCCGTCGTCCCTGACCAAGGCCGTGGCGCAACTGGAAGAGGGGCTGGGCACCAAGCTGTTCGAGCGCACCACTCGTCGGATGTCCCTCACCGAGGCCGGGCACATCTACCTGGAGGGCGCCCGCCAGGCGCTGATGCAGCTGCAACTGGCCGGCGAGGGCGTCGAACAGTTGCAGCACGAGTTGCGCGGCAGCCTGCGCATCACGGCGCCGCCATCCTTCGGCCCGGCCTTCCTCAATGCCGTGTGTTGCCGTTTCCTGCGCGAATACCCGCATGTGCACCTGGAGGTGGACCTCTCGGACACCTATGTGGATCTGGTGGATGGCGGCTACGACCTGGCCCTGCGCGACGGGCCCACCGACCTGCCCGGCGTGATCGCCCAGCCCCTGGTGGAAAACCGCATCACCCTCTGCGCCAGCCCCCGCTATCTGGCGCAGCGAGGCGGGGACGTGACCCTGGAAAACTACCTGCAGCACGACTGGCTGATCTTTCGCCACCCGCTGCTCAACCGGCATTTCTGGTGGGTGACCAAGGGCGACCAGCGCATCCGTCTCAGCCAACCGGTGCCGCGCCTGGCCAGCGACAACTACGACTTCCTGCTGGCCTGCCTGCTGGATGGCCTGGGCCTGCAATTCATTCCGCAATGGAGCGCCGCTCCTTACCTCGCAAGCGGCGAACTGGTGGAAGTAATGCCCGAATACTGGCGCGAGCCCAGCGGCTTCGGTCCGCAGGTCTACGTGCTCTACCTCACCCACCGGCGCAATACGCGCAAGGTGAAGGTGTTCATCGAGCACTTGAAGGCGTACTGGCGGGACAGTGGTATCGAAGGCTGA
- a CDS encoding flavin reductase family protein, translating to MNEHIAPVALDRAYRVLNHGPTVLVSASHDGVDNVMAAAWSCALDFSPPKVTVVLDKATRTRALVEKSGYFALQVPNLGQLELTYKVGTRSLNELPDKLAQSGVELFRMEGFDVPLVEGSSAWLICKLIPEPHNQQAYDLFIGEVVGAWADTRVFKDGHWQFEQADARWRSLHYIAGGHFYAIGEAAVVREP from the coding sequence ATGAACGAACACATCGCGCCGGTGGCGCTGGACCGCGCCTATCGCGTGCTGAATCACGGCCCCACCGTGCTGGTATCCGCCAGCCACGACGGCGTCGACAATGTCATGGCCGCCGCCTGGTCCTGCGCCCTGGACTTCTCGCCACCGAAGGTGACCGTGGTGCTGGACAAGGCCACCCGCACCCGCGCGCTGGTGGAAAAGAGTGGCTACTTTGCCCTTCAGGTGCCCAACCTCGGCCAACTGGAGCTCACCTACAAGGTCGGCACCCGCAGCCTCAATGAGCTACCGGACAAGCTGGCGCAGAGCGGCGTCGAGTTGTTCCGCATGGAGGGCTTCGACGTGCCCCTGGTGGAGGGCAGCTCTGCCTGGCTGATCTGCAAACTGATCCCCGAACCCCACAACCAGCAGGCCTACGACCTGTTCATCGGTGAGGTGGTCGGCGCCTGGGCCGATACCCGTGTGTTCAAGGACGGCCACTGGCAGTTCGAACAGGCCGACGCGCGCTGGCGCAGCCTGCACTACATCGCCGGCGGCCATTTCTATGCCATCGGCGAGGCGGCGGTAGTGCGGGAGCCGTGA
- a CDS encoding sterol desaturase family protein, with protein sequence MDVLSLAYERLTELVIEPVAEQFLGIFDLNGRLGVLFLLLSYSIAYGLFRYRRHRGLTDARSFWQFIGGSRVYFHRSAWLDYRYYFVRAILKVALVVPIVGLVDPYILKSGDYIAFFSNLWGARPQLGQNLSLSLLYGLGVFLLKDFTHYWAHRAFHSRWLWAFHKVHHSAPVLVPATASRVHFLEKIVEKLAVGILLGLYAGVFWYACGGEVSRYTLFGVTYLVFIFNGLAANLRHSHVWLSFGPLVEHVLNSPAQHQIHHSDAPRHFNKNFGTNLSLWDWMFGTLYVTTSKPEAVRFGTGEQDRERYLTIYGLIVTPFVDTARRLARERRPQRIPLRNG encoded by the coding sequence ATGGACGTTCTCTCGCTTGCCTATGAGCGCCTGACCGAACTGGTCATCGAGCCGGTCGCCGAGCAGTTTCTCGGGATCTTCGACCTGAACGGCCGTCTCGGCGTTCTGTTTCTTCTCCTGTCCTACAGCATCGCCTACGGCCTGTTCCGCTACCGGAGGCATCGGGGGCTCACGGACGCGCGTTCGTTCTGGCAGTTCATCGGCGGGAGCCGGGTGTATTTCCACCGCTCGGCCTGGCTGGATTACCGCTACTACTTCGTGCGCGCGATCCTGAAGGTTGCGCTGGTCGTGCCCATCGTTGGCCTGGTGGACCCGTACATCCTGAAATCCGGGGATTACATCGCCTTCTTCAGCAACCTGTGGGGCGCGCGTCCGCAGCTCGGCCAGAACCTTTCGCTCTCCCTGCTCTACGGGCTGGGGGTGTTCCTGCTGAAGGATTTCACGCATTACTGGGCTCATCGGGCTTTCCATTCCCGCTGGCTCTGGGCGTTCCACAAGGTTCATCATTCGGCGCCCGTGCTGGTGCCGGCGACCGCGAGCCGGGTGCACTTCCTGGAAAAGATCGTCGAGAAGCTGGCCGTTGGCATTCTTCTCGGTCTCTATGCCGGAGTCTTCTGGTACGCCTGCGGCGGGGAGGTCAGCCGCTACACCCTGTTCGGCGTGACCTATCTGGTGTTCATCTTCAATGGCCTGGCGGCGAACCTGCGTCACAGCCATGTCTGGCTGTCGTTCGGGCCGTTGGTCGAGCATGTGTTGAACAGCCCGGCCCAGCATCAGATTCACCACAGCGACGCGCCCCGGCACTTCAACAAGAACTTCGGTACCAACCTGTCGCTCTGGGACTGGATGTTCGGCACCCTCTACGTCACCACTTCGAAGCCCGAGGCAGTCCGCTTCGGCACCGGGGAACAGGACCGCGAGCGCTACCTGACGATCTACGGCCTGATCGTCACGCCCTTCGTGGACACCGCCCGCAGGCTCGCCCGGGAAAGGCGCCCGCAGCGGATTCCATTGCGCAATGGCTGA
- a CDS encoding LysR family transcriptional regulator gives MATYTLRQLKYFVTTVEAGSVAEASRKLYIAQPSISTAIKGLEESFGVQLFIRHHAQGVSLTPSGTRFYEKAQELLRVAREFEQNALADNDIVAGQIDIGCFETVAPLYLPQLIAGFREQYPGVDIRIRDGEQQELVQGLTAGTFDLAFLYEHDLDSTIATEPLMPPQKPYALLPENHRFASQAQVSLRDLCLEPMILLDVQPSRTYFVSLFHELGLTPNIVFSSPSIEMVRGMVGQGFGFSLLVTRPHSECTYDGKKVVTVDIAEPVATSGLVAARLKRGQLTKPAQLFVDFCRERLARKTHDVP, from the coding sequence GTGGCTACCTATACCTTGCGACAACTGAAGTATTTCGTGACGACCGTGGAGGCCGGCAGCGTGGCCGAGGCCTCACGCAAGCTGTACATCGCCCAGCCGTCCATCTCCACCGCCATCAAGGGCCTGGAAGAGAGCTTCGGCGTGCAGCTGTTCATCCGCCACCACGCCCAGGGCGTGTCGCTGACGCCCAGCGGCACACGCTTCTACGAGAAGGCCCAGGAGCTGCTGCGGGTAGCCCGCGAGTTCGAACAGAACGCCCTTGCCGACAACGACATCGTCGCCGGGCAGATCGACATCGGTTGCTTCGAGACCGTCGCCCCGCTCTACCTGCCCCAGCTCATCGCCGGCTTCCGCGAGCAGTATCCCGGCGTGGACATCCGCATCCGCGACGGCGAGCAGCAGGAGCTGGTCCAGGGCCTGACCGCCGGCACCTTCGACCTGGCCTTCCTCTACGAACACGACCTGGACAGCACCATCGCCACCGAACCGCTGATGCCGCCGCAAAAGCCGTACGCCCTGCTGCCGGAGAACCACCGCTTCGCCAGCCAGGCCCAGGTGTCCCTGCGCGACCTCTGCCTGGAGCCGATGATCCTTCTGGACGTGCAGCCGAGCCGAACCTACTTCGTCAGCCTGTTCCACGAGCTGGGCCTGACGCCCAACATCGTGTTCAGCTCGCCGTCGATCGAGATGGTGCGCGGCATGGTCGGCCAGGGCTTCGGCTTCTCCCTGCTGGTCACCCGTCCCCATTCGGAGTGCACCTACGACGGCAAGAAGGTGGTCACCGTCGACATCGCCGAACCCGTCGCCACCTCCGGCCTGGTCGCCGCCCGCCTCAAGCGCGGCCAGCTCACCAAGCCAGCGCAGCTGTTCGTGGACTTCTGCCGCGAACGCCTGGCCCGGAAGACCCACGACGTCCCGTAG
- a CDS encoding aldehyde dehydrogenase, with protein MFDLGYWQQRAARQAFTDKALIGGRQVSAASGATFDSINPATNQLLARVAACGEAEVDLAVATARRAFNEGPWARMAPVERKKVLLRLSELMLAHREELALLDSLNMGKPVMDAYNIDVPGAAHVFAWYGEALDKLYDQVAPTAPNALATITREALGVVAAVVPWNFPLDMAAWKLAPALAAGNSVVLKPAEQSPFSALRLAELALEAGLPEGVLNVVPGLGEHAGKALGLHPDVDCLVFTGSTQVGKYFMQYSAQSNLKQVWLECGGKSPNLIFEDCRDLDLAAEKAAFGIFFNQGEVCSANSRLYVQRSIQDEFIERLLAKSRDWMPGDPLDPASRAGAIVDAGQTARVMTFIEGAQGEGARLLAGGRRLTFNGSSNFVEPTVFADVHSDMQLARDEVFGPVLAVSAFDTEEEALRLANDSIYGLAASVWSDDLHRAHRVARALKAGTVSVNTVDALDVSVPFGGGKQSGFGRDLSLHSFDKYSQLKTTWFQLR; from the coding sequence GTGTTCGATCTCGGCTATTGGCAGCAGCGAGCTGCCCGGCAAGCATTCACTGACAAGGCGCTGATCGGCGGTCGCCAGGTGTCCGCCGCCTCTGGCGCAACCTTCGACTCGATCAACCCGGCCACCAACCAGTTGCTGGCCCGCGTCGCCGCCTGTGGCGAGGCCGAGGTGGACCTGGCGGTCGCTACTGCGCGCCGCGCCTTCAACGAAGGCCCCTGGGCACGCATGGCACCGGTGGAACGCAAGAAAGTGCTGCTGCGCCTCTCCGAGCTGATGCTCGCCCACCGCGAGGAGCTGGCCCTGCTGGACTCGCTGAACATGGGCAAGCCGGTGATGGATGCCTACAACATCGACGTACCGGGCGCGGCCCATGTGTTCGCCTGGTACGGCGAGGCGCTGGACAAGCTCTACGACCAGGTCGCTCCCACCGCGCCAAACGCCCTGGCCACCATCACCCGCGAAGCGCTGGGCGTGGTCGCCGCCGTGGTGCCCTGGAACTTCCCCCTCGACATGGCGGCCTGGAAGTTGGCGCCGGCTCTGGCCGCCGGCAACAGCGTGGTGCTCAAGCCCGCCGAGCAGTCGCCGTTCTCCGCCTTGCGCCTGGCCGAACTGGCGCTGGAAGCGGGCCTGCCGGAAGGCGTGCTGAACGTGGTGCCGGGCCTGGGCGAGCACGCCGGCAAGGCCCTCGGCCTGCACCCCGACGTGGATTGCCTGGTGTTCACCGGTTCCACCCAGGTGGGCAAATACTTCATGCAGTACTCGGCGCAGTCGAACCTCAAGCAGGTCTGGCTGGAATGCGGCGGCAAGAGCCCGAACCTGATCTTCGAGGATTGCCGCGACCTGGACCTCGCCGCCGAGAAGGCCGCCTTCGGCATCTTCTTCAACCAGGGCGAAGTCTGCTCGGCCAACTCACGCCTCTACGTGCAACGCTCCATCCAGGACGAATTCATCGAGCGCCTGCTGGCCAAGTCCCGCGACTGGATGCCGGGTGATCCGCTGGACCCGGCCAGCCGTGCCGGCGCCATTGTCGATGCCGGGCAGACCGCCCGCGTCATGACCTTCATCGAAGGGGCGCAAGGCGAGGGCGCGCGGCTGCTCGCAGGTGGTCGCCGCCTGACCTTCAACGGCTCCAGCAACTTCGTCGAACCCACCGTCTTCGCCGACGTGCACAGCGATATGCAGTTGGCGCGAGACGAAGTGTTCGGACCGGTGCTGGCCGTCAGTGCCTTCGATACCGAAGAAGAAGCCCTGCGTCTGGCCAATGACAGCATCTACGGCCTGGCCGCTTCGGTGTGGAGCGACGATCTGCACCGCGCCCACAGGGTCGCCCGTGCGCTCAAGGCGGGAACGGTATCGGTGAACACGGTAGACGCCCTGGACGTCTCCGTGCCCTTCGGCGGCGGCAAGCAGTCCGGCTTCGGCCGCGACCTCTCGCTGCATTCCTTCGACAAGTACAGCCAGCTGAAAACCACCTGGTTCCAGCTTCGTTAA